The Toxorhynchites rutilus septentrionalis strain SRP chromosome 3, ASM2978413v1, whole genome shotgun sequence genome includes a region encoding these proteins:
- the LOC129773281 gene encoding uncharacterized protein LOC129773281, with translation MEQLMGEFPSERVTPTFPFLRTGVDYCGPFYYRQIQRGAPVKCYIAIFVCLVTKAAHVECDTDLSSQAFIAALRRFVARRGRPELIECDNALNFRGAKRELDELTRLFETQQHQHLVTSSCANDGIAFKFIPPRSPNFGGLWEAAVKSLKKHFRSTLGNVILYLDSFLTLITQIESCLNSRLLTQLSADPNDLEVLTPGHFLVHRPLIAVPEPSAGTMSSWTRWFS, from the coding sequence ATGGAACAACTCATGGGGGAATTTCCATCAGAACGTGTAACACCAACATTTCCGTTCCTACGAACGGGAGTCGATTATTGCGGACCTTTTTACTACCGTCAGATACAACGAGGAGCTCCCGTTAAATGTTATATCGCCATTTTCGTATGCCTAGTAACGAAAGCGGCTCACGTTGAATGTGATACAGATCTATCAAGCCAGGCATTCATCGCCGCATTGCGACGCTTCGTTGCCCGACGGGGCAGGCCAGAACTGATCGAGTGCGACAATGCCCTAAACTTCAGAGGAGCCAAGCGAGAGCTCGATGAGCTCACTCGGTTGTTCGAAACCCAACAACATCAACACCTCGTAACCAGTAGCTGTGCCAACGACGGCATTGCCTTCAAATTCATACCTCCGAGGTCTCCAAACTTTGGAGGTCTCTGGGAGGCTGCCGTAAAGTCTCTCAAGAAACATTTCCGCAGTACTCTTGGGAACGTTATCCTCTACCTAGACAGTTTCTTGACTCTGATCACCCAAATAGAATCCTGTCTCAATTCTCGTCTGCTTACACAGCTCTCGGCTGATCCTAACGACCTGGAGGTGCTCACTCCTGGGCATTTCCTGGTCCATCGTCCGCTTATCGCGGTCCCTGAGCCTAGCGCCGGGACAATGTCAAGCTGGACACGATGGTTCTCTTAA